One Pelagicoccus sp. SDUM812003 genomic region harbors:
- a CDS encoding two-component regulator propeller domain-containing protein, translating into MATLCQVEVVDPDLSLRQYGSRRDHGLPANVVRTLAQSSDGRIWLGTSAGLVFFDGASFRMAGDLADEEAGGRMISSLAGRVRGRQHMDWHLQWSDAAF; encoded by the coding sequence GTGGCAACTCTGTGCCAGGTAGAGGTGGTGGATCCGGACTTGAGCCTGCGGCAGTACGGGAGCCGCCGAGACCACGGCTTGCCGGCGAATGTGGTGCGGACACTCGCTCAGTCCTCAGATGGGCGAATCTGGCTGGGCACCTCGGCCGGGCTGGTCTTTTTCGACGGGGCCAGTTTTCGAATGGCAGGCGACTTGGCGGATGAGGAAGCTGGCGGTCGGATGATCTCCAGTCTCGCTGGCCGAGTCCGAGGACGGCAGCATATGGATTGGCACCTCCAATGGTCTGACGCAGCTTTCTGA
- a CDS encoding carboxymuconolactone decarboxylase family protein, protein MNSPLPRINPIDFSRLPSPLAHSLQSYQKGERTFDQFVRTLADAPVILEAYLAFSDALDRSALPETVRRKIAIAVSELNSSEYDLAAHAEKARELGLSEEEIQLCRQATSSSRKDEALLRFAQNLVGKQGHLSETELEEARQYSDDDQLLVEAIATVAQVHFANLINNLSRPPLDAPAPSELQD, encoded by the coding sequence ATGAACTCGCCACTGCCGCGCATCAATCCAATCGATTTTTCCAGACTGCCCTCGCCGCTGGCTCACAGCCTGCAAAGTTATCAGAAGGGAGAGCGGACCTTTGACCAGTTTGTCCGGACTCTAGCCGACGCCCCGGTCATCCTGGAGGCCTATCTGGCATTCAGCGACGCCCTCGACCGCAGCGCCCTCCCGGAAACGGTCCGCCGCAAGATCGCAATCGCGGTGAGCGAGCTCAACAGCAGCGAGTACGACCTCGCCGCTCATGCTGAAAAGGCCCGTGAACTCGGCCTTTCGGAGGAGGAAATCCAGCTCTGCCGCCAAGCGACGTCCAGCAGTCGCAAGGACGAGGCCCTGCTGCGCTTCGCCCAGAACCTAGTGGGCAAGCAAGGCCACCTGAGCGAAACCGAGCTGGAAGAAGCCCGCCAGTACAGCGACGACGATCAACTGCTGGTGGAAGCGATCGCCACCGTGGCCCAAGTCCATTTCGCCAACCTGATCAACAACCTTTCTCGTCCCCCTCTCGACGCCCCAGCTCCCAGCGAGCTGCAAGACTAG
- a CDS encoding tetratricopeptide repeat protein produces the protein MPSPRFQSFLHSPKFAPAMAILVFLLALVCYWPSMHGELLWDDPAHVTKQELQSLEGLGRIWTDVLATQQYYPVLHSAFWLQHQIWGDSTFAYHLNNTLQHALAACLLAMLLRRLWFRPSSGDETSASKPRFQIPPGAEWLAAILFVVHPVCVESVAWISEQKNTLSLVFYLLAALAYLRFYETRNKLHYALAALPFVLALLTKTVTATLPAALLVVIWWKNGALSWRRDVKPLLPWFALALVSGLSTAWIEKNLIGADGAGYDLDLLERTLLASRIVWFYLGSFAWPTDLAFFYELWDVPALAMGWIGYLAAALVLTAGLWWLSRREARGPLAVWLLFVGSLFPALGFVNVFPFAFSYTADHFQYLANLSLFAGAPAAVSLLLVSLPKIGRLLLGGFVALLVFALIGLAREQSALYVNNETLFRATVERTDNWMAHRILAWSLSKKDGYEKEAISHYERAIELNPGSPDAHYGYGLMLDRIPGRQADAQRQFLRAIELRPNFAEALHSLGSKIAKNPQGQEQAIELFETAIESNPLYSPPHYELAKLLTKIPNRWPEGMAHFEEALRLEPDNASYHQAYGHEMAKIAPRRAEAIEHLRRALELDPSYGPTYYSLALALTPQPENYPEAVALFQKALEHDPTNLEAHNGLAFIYVQTGRPQLAESHWKRALEIDPTFETARKNLVRLEQLKNR, from the coding sequence ATGCCAAGCCCCCGCTTTCAGTCCTTCCTCCACAGCCCCAAGTTCGCTCCGGCGATGGCGATCCTGGTGTTTCTCCTAGCTCTCGTCTGCTACTGGCCCTCCATGCACGGCGAGCTGCTCTGGGACGACCCCGCCCACGTCACCAAGCAGGAACTGCAGTCACTGGAGGGACTGGGGCGCATCTGGACCGACGTGCTAGCCACCCAGCAGTACTACCCGGTTCTGCACAGCGCGTTTTGGCTGCAGCATCAGATCTGGGGCGACTCCACTTTCGCCTACCACTTGAACAATACCCTGCAGCACGCCCTCGCCGCCTGCTTGCTGGCCATGCTGCTGCGACGGCTCTGGTTTCGCCCGTCGAGCGGGGATGAAACAAGCGCGTCGAAACCAAGATTCCAAATCCCTCCCGGAGCGGAATGGCTGGCAGCGATTCTCTTCGTGGTCCACCCGGTTTGCGTCGAATCGGTGGCATGGATTTCCGAGCAGAAAAACACCCTCTCGCTAGTCTTCTACCTTCTAGCAGCCCTAGCCTATTTGCGTTTTTACGAAACGAGAAACAAGCTCCACTACGCCCTGGCCGCCCTGCCTTTCGTCTTGGCTCTGCTAACGAAAACCGTCACCGCCACCCTGCCCGCCGCCCTGCTGGTAGTGATCTGGTGGAAAAACGGCGCCCTCTCCTGGCGACGCGACGTGAAGCCGCTGCTCCCATGGTTCGCTCTGGCTCTCGTCAGCGGGCTCAGCACGGCATGGATCGAAAAGAACCTCATCGGAGCGGACGGAGCCGGCTACGATCTCGACCTTCTGGAGCGGACGCTGCTGGCCAGTCGCATCGTCTGGTTCTACCTGGGCTCCTTCGCATGGCCGACCGATCTGGCATTCTTCTACGAGCTCTGGGACGTGCCTGCTTTGGCCATGGGCTGGATCGGATACCTGGCGGCCGCCTTGGTCCTGACCGCTGGGCTGTGGTGGCTGTCTCGCCGCGAAGCCCGCGGCCCGCTCGCCGTCTGGCTGCTCTTCGTTGGTTCGCTTTTCCCGGCTCTCGGTTTCGTGAACGTGTTCCCTTTCGCCTTCTCCTACACTGCGGATCACTTCCAGTACCTGGCCAATCTCAGCCTGTTCGCTGGCGCACCGGCAGCCGTTTCCCTGCTTCTCGTCTCCCTGCCGAAAATCGGAAGGCTGCTGCTCGGCGGCTTCGTCGCTCTCCTCGTCTTCGCCTTGATCGGGCTGGCTCGCGAGCAAAGCGCTCTCTACGTGAACAACGAAACCCTCTTCCGCGCCACGGTGGAGCGAACCGACAACTGGATGGCCCATCGCATCCTCGCCTGGTCTCTGTCAAAGAAAGATGGATACGAGAAGGAAGCTATCAGCCACTACGAGCGAGCTATCGAGCTCAACCCTGGATCGCCCGACGCTCACTACGGCTACGGCCTGATGCTCGATCGCATCCCCGGACGACAAGCCGACGCCCAGCGACAGTTTCTACGCGCCATCGAATTGCGACCCAATTTCGCCGAAGCCCTGCACAGCCTCGGCAGCAAGATCGCCAAGAACCCGCAAGGTCAGGAACAGGCCATCGAGCTTTTCGAAACCGCCATCGAAAGCAACCCCTTGTATTCTCCTCCTCACTACGAATTGGCGAAGCTGCTGACAAAGATTCCGAACCGATGGCCTGAAGGCATGGCCCACTTCGAGGAAGCTCTGCGCCTTGAGCCTGACAACGCGTCTTATCATCAGGCTTACGGACATGAGATGGCCAAGATCGCTCCGCGACGCGCCGAGGCCATCGAGCACCTGCGCAGAGCGCTGGAGCTCGACCCAAGCTACGGCCCCACCTACTACAGCCTGGCTCTCGCCCTCACACCCCAGCCCGAAAACTATCCGGAAGCCGTCGCACTCTTCCAAAAGGCCCTTGAGCACGATCCGACCAACCTCGAAGCCCACAACGGTCTGGCTTTCATCTACGTGCAGACCGGACGCCCGCAGCTGGCCGAATCCCACTGGAAGCGAGCTCTGGAAATCGACCCCACCTTCGAGACCGCACGCAAGAACCTAGTGAGACTGGAGCAGCTAAAAAACCGATAA
- a CDS encoding DUF418 domain-containing protein, protein MSLPTTLPASSRYDLVDALRGFAIMGILLLHSIEHFNYYVFPDNALQPEWMVELNGAIWTGMFFIFGSKAYGIFALLFGFTFHLQFSRRAKDGVDFGPIFLWRMLILFGFAWVNSILFPGEVLLIYALLGPILFFMRHLSNRMLLLVGCLFLAQPLELYQLAQAYWNPNYERIDMRVGEFWGLTSSYMSEGSFWSLAANSWTGFKSTFFWSLENGRIEQTAGLFTLGVFIGRQGWFETGQRLRKRWLTVLGVSSTIFAAFLLFEFNVLSSVNDQYRWALQTLSNVWKNLFQIGAMVSLFCSLHATGWFRALVKPLRSYGRMSLSNYMMQSLVGGFIFYPYGLALAEHFNTVYSLLLGFGLFVGFVTFCNLWFLKFKQGPCEMLWHYLTWLPLKRRPIATKQAA, encoded by the coding sequence ATGTCACTTCCAACGACCCTGCCGGCTTCTTCACGCTACGACCTGGTGGACGCCCTCCGCGGCTTCGCCATTATGGGCATTCTGCTCCTGCATAGCATCGAGCATTTCAACTACTACGTCTTTCCGGACAACGCCCTGCAACCGGAGTGGATGGTCGAGCTCAACGGTGCCATCTGGACCGGCATGTTCTTCATCTTCGGCAGCAAGGCCTATGGCATCTTCGCCCTCTTGTTCGGCTTCACCTTTCATCTCCAGTTCAGTCGAAGAGCGAAGGATGGCGTCGATTTCGGACCGATTTTTCTCTGGAGGATGCTGATCCTTTTCGGATTCGCCTGGGTGAACTCCATCCTTTTCCCCGGAGAAGTGCTGCTCATCTACGCCCTGCTGGGGCCCATTCTCTTCTTCATGCGTCACCTGAGCAATCGCATGCTGCTTCTTGTCGGTTGCCTCTTTCTGGCCCAACCGTTGGAGCTCTACCAGCTTGCCCAAGCGTATTGGAACCCCAACTACGAGAGAATAGACATGCGAGTCGGCGAGTTTTGGGGCCTGACCAGCAGCTACATGAGCGAAGGCAGCTTTTGGTCCCTGGCCGCGAATTCATGGACCGGCTTCAAATCCACATTCTTTTGGTCCCTGGAAAACGGTCGCATCGAGCAAACCGCCGGCCTATTTACCCTCGGCGTCTTCATCGGTCGACAAGGCTGGTTCGAGACCGGCCAGCGGCTCAGGAAGCGTTGGCTCACCGTTCTCGGGGTCAGCTCGACGATCTTCGCCGCATTTCTCCTCTTCGAATTCAACGTTCTCTCGTCAGTGAACGATCAATACAGATGGGCCCTGCAAACGCTGAGCAACGTATGGAAAAACCTTTTCCAGATCGGCGCGATGGTTTCCCTATTCTGCTCGCTGCACGCCACCGGGTGGTTTCGTGCGTTGGTCAAACCCTTGCGAAGCTACGGCCGCATGAGCCTTTCGAACTACATGATGCAATCGCTCGTCGGCGGCTTCATCTTCTATCCCTACGGCCTCGCTCTGGCCGAGCATTTCAACACCGTATATAGCCTTCTCCTTGGCTTCGGGCTCTTCGTCGGCTTCGTCACCTTCTGCAACCTCTGGTTTCTCAAGTTCAAGCAGGGCCCTTGCGAAATGCTCTGGCACTACCTGACCTGGCTTCCCCTGAAACGACGGCCCATCGCCACCAAACAAGCAGCGTGA
- a CDS encoding STN domain-containing protein: MRLRWRLDRIQRLGSLALVILAGLLGCARTQERHDFDLPAGRADLTLMQFAKQAKVEIIYDAEAVEGALTNAVSGSYSPSDALGKMLSGTGLTADRDAATGAFAVGRGLSEELGRESATDEKESSAQGPSSPPLPWIQQICRCASPYRGMAALGHVREYMESEPLERKVDIKFKKV, from the coding sequence ATGCGCCTGCGTTGGAGACTTGATCGTATCCAGCGCCTAGGTTCGCTGGCATTGGTTATACTAGCTGGTTTGCTTGGCTGCGCCCGGACTCAGGAGAGGCATGACTTCGATCTGCCTGCTGGCCGAGCCGATCTGACCCTGATGCAGTTCGCCAAACAGGCCAAGGTGGAGATCATATACGATGCCGAGGCGGTGGAAGGAGCGTTGACCAACGCAGTCAGCGGCTCCTATTCGCCAAGCGATGCCTTGGGCAAGATGTTAAGCGGCACGGGATTGACGGCGGATAGGGACGCCGCGACCGGGGCTTTCGCGGTGGGGCGAGGGCTCAGCGAGGAGCTGGGGCGGGAGTCTGCCACGGACGAGAAGGAGAGCTCGGCCCAGGGCCCTTCTTCGCCACCCCTCCCATGGATTCAACAAATTTGCAGGTGCGCCAGTCCGTACCGCGGCATGGCCGCGCTTGGCCACGTAAGAGAATATATGGAATCTGAACCCTTGGAACGGAAAGTTGATATAAAATTTAAAAAGGTTTAG
- a CDS encoding sigma-70 family RNA polymerase sigma factor: protein MEFSEPETTQWFDSEILPHQDDLKAWLRARFPSISDVDDLLQESFRRLIKARASGPIVNPRAFLFVTARNLALNHLRHLRYERPEGSREMDPLSIVDEMRSPLDNLAVKEEVQHLIAAIQSLPRRCRQVMTLRKIYGLSQKEVANRLGISEHTVEAQGSIGLRKCIEYFRRKGYPTRKQT from the coding sequence ATGGAATTCAGCGAACCAGAGACGACGCAATGGTTTGATAGCGAGATTTTGCCTCATCAGGACGATTTGAAGGCCTGGCTGCGGGCTCGTTTTCCATCCATCAGCGATGTGGACGACCTGCTGCAAGAGAGCTTTCGTCGTCTGATCAAGGCCAGAGCCTCCGGACCGATCGTGAACCCGCGAGCCTTTCTCTTCGTGACCGCTCGCAATCTAGCCCTCAACCACCTCCGCCACCTCCGATACGAGCGTCCGGAAGGGAGCCGGGAGATGGATCCGCTCAGCATCGTGGACGAGATGCGATCGCCGCTGGACAACTTGGCGGTGAAGGAGGAGGTGCAGCATCTCATCGCGGCCATCCAGTCGCTGCCGAGGCGTTGCCGTCAGGTGATGACCTTGAGAAAGATCTATGGCCTGTCGCAGAAGGAGGTCGCGAACCGGCTCGGCATTTCGGAACACACTGTAGAAGCCCAGGGAAGCATCGGGCTGCGAAAGTGTATCGAGTACTTCCGTCGGAAAGGGTATCCGACACGCAAGCAAACATGA
- a CDS encoding FecR domain-containing protein, with amino-acid sequence MKKRETRSAISSEVERQAADWTLKIDRGLTAREQDDYTNWLAVDRSHREAMKLCAWGWAELDRLSGLPSSRHSPIEPDLLAPGNPYARAHQIRRLVKWGAALLPAAACLLLVFKLWDFEEAKSRPTSVPVAAQEERIPSFSRIEKLNLPDGSEVELNRGARVETHYTAAERRLRLVSGEANFKVAKDPNRPFVVEVNQVTLRALGTVFNVRADAALVDLIVTEGRVKVETREVERGEESESPVVTVGQRAVVKEDRQRPRLEVYSIEREFIEQALIWQPKLLDFDAVPLMTIIEEFNRRNAIKIVVDSEEIRQISLSCSFWSDNVEGFVRLMELSFDLRAVYRDEEILLKRAEPEARQVVK; translated from the coding sequence ATGAAGAAGCGAGAGACGCGTAGCGCCATCAGTAGCGAAGTGGAGCGCCAGGCAGCCGACTGGACCCTCAAAATCGACCGTGGGCTCACGGCGCGAGAGCAGGATGACTATACCAATTGGTTGGCCGTGGATCGCAGCCATCGGGAAGCGATGAAGCTCTGCGCCTGGGGCTGGGCTGAGCTCGACCGGCTATCCGGTCTGCCCTCGTCACGGCACTCCCCCATCGAGCCGGATCTGCTGGCCCCTGGAAATCCGTACGCCCGGGCCCACCAGATCCGTCGGCTGGTCAAGTGGGGTGCGGCGTTGCTTCCTGCTGCGGCTTGTCTGCTTCTCGTATTCAAGCTTTGGGACTTCGAGGAAGCAAAGTCCCGGCCAACCAGCGTCCCCGTAGCCGCTCAGGAGGAGCGGATACCGTCCTTCAGCCGCATCGAAAAGCTAAACCTGCCCGATGGTTCGGAAGTCGAGTTGAATCGAGGAGCCCGAGTGGAAACCCATTACACCGCTGCGGAGCGTCGCTTGCGCTTGGTGAGCGGGGAAGCGAACTTCAAAGTGGCCAAGGATCCGAATCGCCCCTTCGTGGTCGAGGTGAATCAGGTCACCCTACGAGCCTTGGGCACCGTCTTCAACGTGCGGGCCGATGCAGCTTTGGTGGACCTGATCGTGACGGAAGGTCGGGTCAAGGTGGAGACCCGCGAAGTGGAGCGAGGCGAAGAGTCGGAGAGTCCGGTGGTTACGGTTGGCCAGCGCGCCGTGGTGAAGGAAGACCGACAACGGCCTCGGCTGGAAGTCTATTCGATCGAGCGCGAGTTTATCGAGCAAGCCTTGATCTGGCAGCCCAAGCTGCTCGATTTCGACGCCGTCCCGTTGATGACCATTATAGAGGAATTCAATCGGAGAAACGCTATAAAGATCGTCGTCGACAGCGAGGAGATCCGACAGATTTCGTTGAGCTGCTCCTTTTGGTCCGACAATGTCGAGGGCTTCGTCCGTCTTATGGAGCTGAGCTTCGATTTGCGAGCCGTCTATAGAGATGAGGAAATCTTGCTAAAAAGAGCCGAACCCGAGGCTCGGCAAGTCGTGAAATAA
- a CDS encoding family 43 glycosylhydrolase, which translates to MSSLSSLGGEELRSQFSRLSRTLSSASLALGCGLLGLSGFVSQVDAKQPPQDIPTYSNVSVHDPSVIKAGDRYYVFGSHGASAWSEDLLNWTQVASTVNAGNPPHFDTFQSELSELIDWTAAGTLWAADVIQLEDGRFYYYYNVWTDYEGYRSYMGLAVADEIEGPYTDLGEIMRAGTGVPGFNPSVDPNTIDPALFYDEEGRLWMTYGSYSGGIYILEMDPVSGMPLDGQGWGTFLMGGDHARMEGPFIEYNPETGYYYLFLSFGGLGAADGYNMRVFRSENPDGPYYDPQGTNMTEAEVEWDFSTIEPHGLKLAGNWQFLPEEGELAESTGYLSPGHNSVIRDPDTGNWYNIFHTRFVGRGEAHEVRVHELYFNEEGWPVMAPHRYAGEETAHERRSDVPGDYKLILHEKEISGAVSPSLLITLQPNGKVTGEASGKWKRRPGDRIEIELEGERYLGVFSTEWDDEQAAWVYCFSAHSDQGVSIWGSKTVVSERPTEYQLLQERSALFGYDFSFQLPQPKGNPHSVYSYTLEEGPTGMSVDRATGYVNWRPTLTDAGQVYTVTVRVMNTAPDNPIEYLYTFDLATYAPTTVERVSLDFDSEAAGGLLDVDGAATGFTHRLPGTGGDLPELDPLVELDTSAGALKVQTTTSDFFGGAGLAGASMPGVSLAGLGFGGEGDFAISVSFLPLVGLELIDQVGLYVGTSKDALTRAGTIVFAAPEYFATHSQNAVDHSGRFAGFGLDVSDGMDVTIARENGQWGYAVDGVSWAPTTQPGFLEGEADLYAGVFGITPLNGNSKTIGVDAFSVVLATDQPWLSAFEQWRVIHFAQLEATGIAANGADPDKDKRTNEQEFEDGTDPLLAD; encoded by the coding sequence ATGAGCTCACTGTCTTCATTGGGCGGCGAGGAGCTACGTTCTCAGTTCTCGCGGCTCTCGCGTACCCTATCATCAGCCAGCCTTGCGCTTGGTTGCGGCCTACTTGGCCTTTCCGGTTTCGTTTCTCAAGTCGATGCGAAGCAGCCGCCGCAGGATATTCCAACCTATTCCAATGTTTCGGTGCATGATCCATCGGTGATCAAGGCGGGCGATCGCTACTACGTGTTCGGTTCCCATGGGGCTTCCGCATGGTCGGAGGATTTGCTGAACTGGACGCAAGTGGCCTCCACGGTGAACGCGGGCAATCCGCCTCACTTCGACACCTTTCAGAGCGAGCTTTCGGAGCTCATCGACTGGACGGCGGCGGGCACGCTATGGGCCGCGGACGTGATCCAGCTCGAAGACGGCAGGTTCTACTACTATTACAACGTTTGGACTGATTATGAGGGCTATCGCAGCTACATGGGGCTTGCGGTGGCGGACGAGATCGAGGGTCCGTACACGGACCTAGGCGAGATCATGCGGGCGGGGACCGGAGTGCCGGGATTCAATCCTAGCGTGGATCCGAATACCATCGATCCTGCGTTGTTTTACGATGAGGAAGGGCGCTTGTGGATGACCTATGGCTCCTACTCGGGCGGTATCTATATTTTGGAGATGGATCCGGTTTCCGGCATGCCGCTCGATGGTCAGGGCTGGGGAACCTTTCTCATGGGAGGCGACCATGCCAGGATGGAAGGGCCCTTCATCGAGTATAATCCAGAAACTGGATACTACTACTTGTTTCTTTCCTTCGGAGGCCTCGGGGCCGCGGATGGCTATAACATGCGTGTGTTTCGTTCGGAAAACCCGGATGGGCCCTACTACGACCCACAGGGGACCAACATGACTGAAGCCGAGGTCGAATGGGACTTTTCGACCATCGAACCGCATGGGTTGAAGCTTGCGGGAAACTGGCAGTTTCTCCCGGAGGAGGGCGAGCTCGCTGAGTCCACCGGTTATCTGTCGCCAGGGCACAATTCAGTGATCCGAGATCCGGATACGGGAAACTGGTACAACATTTTCCACACTCGCTTCGTAGGTCGGGGCGAAGCCCACGAAGTGCGCGTGCACGAGCTGTACTTCAACGAAGAGGGGTGGCCGGTCATGGCTCCGCATCGCTACGCAGGCGAGGAGACGGCCCATGAGCGCCGCAGCGATGTTCCGGGCGACTACAAGCTGATCCTTCATGAAAAGGAGATTTCCGGCGCGGTGAGCCCTTCCTTGCTGATCACGCTGCAACCAAATGGAAAGGTGACGGGCGAAGCCTCTGGCAAATGGAAGCGCCGCCCGGGCGACCGCATTGAAATCGAGCTGGAGGGAGAGCGCTATCTAGGCGTGTTCAGCACGGAGTGGGACGATGAGCAGGCCGCGTGGGTTTATTGTTTTTCGGCCCATTCCGACCAAGGCGTATCGATTTGGGGTAGCAAGACGGTGGTGAGCGAACGTCCTACCGAGTACCAGCTGCTTCAGGAGCGCTCGGCGCTTTTTGGATACGATTTCTCGTTCCAGTTGCCCCAGCCGAAAGGGAACCCTCACAGCGTCTACAGCTACACCCTGGAGGAGGGACCTACAGGCATGTCGGTGGATCGGGCTACCGGCTACGTGAACTGGCGACCGACGCTAACCGATGCGGGACAGGTTTACACAGTGACGGTTCGAGTGATGAACACCGCTCCAGACAACCCGATCGAGTACCTGTACACCTTTGATCTCGCCACCTACGCGCCGACAACAGTGGAGCGAGTGTCGCTCGACTTCGATTCCGAAGCAGCAGGCGGGCTGCTAGATGTCGATGGCGCGGCCACAGGTTTCACCCATCGCCTTCCGGGCACTGGCGGGGACTTGCCAGAGCTGGATCCGCTGGTCGAGTTGGACACCTCCGCTGGCGCGCTCAAGGTGCAGACTACGACTTCCGATTTCTTCGGCGGAGCAGGCCTGGCTGGCGCTAGCATGCCCGGCGTATCGCTCGCTGGTCTCGGCTTTGGCGGCGAAGGCGATTTCGCGATCTCGGTTAGCTTCCTGCCGCTGGTCGGGCTGGAGCTGATCGATCAGGTCGGCCTCTACGTTGGTACGAGCAAGGACGCTCTTACGCGAGCTGGCACCATCGTCTTCGCGGCTCCGGAGTACTTCGCCACTCATTCTCAGAATGCGGTCGATCACAGCGGTCGATTCGCGGGATTCGGTCTCGATGTTAGCGATGGCATGGATGTCACTATCGCTCGCGAGAACGGGCAGTGGGGCTACGCTGTCGATGGCGTGTCGTGGGCTCCGACCACCCAGCCTGGTTTCCTCGAAGGCGAGGCGGACCTTTACGCTGGGGTGTTCGGCATCACGCCGCTCAACGGAAACTCCAAGACCATCGGAGTGGACGCTTTCTCCGTGGTGCTGGCTACCGATCAGCCGTGGCTGAGCGCATTCGAGCAATGGAGGGTGATCCACTTCGCCCAGCTCGAAGCGACTGGCATCGCCGCCAACGGGGCGGATCCTGACAAGGACAAGCGCACCAACGAGCAGGAGTTCGAGGACGGAACCGACCCCTTGCTTGCAGACTGA